The window CATATATCTGTTTATTTTAATGTAAATTCAACGTATATCAACAATTAAGGGATACTCCGGAAAGTAGTTTCCCTTAATACAATTTCAGAAAGCAGCAATATGCCGGCCAAAATAGCGAACCACATATATTCGTCATACTTTTTGTTTAATTCCTTAACATCAATTTTAGATTTCTCAAGTTTATCAATAGACTGATAAATTTCCTTCAGCTTACGGTTATTGGTAGCCCTGAAATATTTCCCGTCAGTCATTTGAGAGATTTGACTCAGCAGTTGTTCATCAATTTCAACAGGCATATTCTGCATCTGGACGCTGCCATCAGGGGCAGGGACAGGATAAGGAGCATTTCCTCTGGTTCCCACGCCTATGGTATAAACCCTGATATGGAACATCCGGGCAATTTCAGCTGCAGTAAGCGGGGCAACAGTCCCGGTATTGTTTACCCCATCTGTAAGCAGGATGATCACTTTACTTTTTGCTGTACTTTCTTTCAAACGGTTGACTGCAGTGGCAAGTCCGTCACCTATTGCCGTTCCGTCCTCAAGCATCCCGCTTTTGGTGCTTTTCAACATATTGATCAATACCCCGTGGTCGGTAGTCAACGGGCATTGAGTAAAACTTTCGGCACTGAAAACGACTAAACCGATCCGGTCGCTTTCGCGGCCTGAAATAAAATCTGTGGCAACATTTTTGGCAGCCTCAATCCTGTTGGGAGAAAAATCTTCAGCCAACATACTGCTGGAAATATCCATAGACAGCACAATATCAATACCCTCGGAGGAAACATCCTTCCAACGGTTGGAAGATTGAGGACGGGCAACGGCAATAATCAGCAATATCAGGACTGCTACCCTTAAAATAAAAGGTAAATGCC is drawn from Bacteroidota bacterium and contains these coding sequences:
- a CDS encoding VWA domain-containing protein produces the protein MTFANPEYFWLLLLIIPMIVWYVKKRQNTIPTLQLSSTQGLSKANKSIKYRLRHLPFILRVAVLILLIIAVARPQSSNRWKDVSSEGIDIVLSMDISSSMLAEDFSPNRIEAAKNVATDFISGRESDRIGLVVFSAESFTQCPLTTDHGVLINMLKSTKSGMLEDGTAIGDGLATAVNRLKESTAKSKVIILLTDGVNNTGTVAPLTAAEIARMFHIRVYTIGVGTRGNAPYPVPAPDGSVQMQNMPVEIDEQLLSQISQMTDGKYFRATNNRKLKEIYQSIDKLEKSKIDVKELNKKYDEYMWFAILAGILLLSEIVLRETTFRSIP